The Solanum lycopersicum chromosome 2, SLM_r2.1 DNA window ATTCTTCATGGGTGAATTTGCAGGTCAGGAATGTGGTTCTTCATTTAGTGTTTCCACCGCACAGGGATTTGGTCTCATCAACAACACGAGGCCTTTCATATCACCAGCATTAAACCAATCAACTGTTGATCAACCTTTTTATTCCCATTTTCCAAGTACATTTACAGTGGAAAGAGCAGGGGTTGACTCTCTATCAAAAAATTCTACCTCATTAGCACAACAGGCCATTTCCCATATATTTCCCCCAAACCCGTCATTGTTGAACTCTTGTGGCACTAGAAATAGAGTGCAATCTACTGCCTCAGATGTTTCCTTTTCTCCGTGGAACAATTCAAATCAGTTTGCACCTTTTAAACCAGCTTCCAGTTCTTCCACTGCCTTCACTACTCCATTAAGGAACCCATTTTCTTTATCAACATCTGCCCCTCTATCTCCATGTTCGGTCTCACCTTCCACATATCCTTTGTTAACTAAGCCATCAGGCCATGATTTTTATCAGAAGAACTCTTTTTCTACCACTCCTGTTTTAACTACAGGAGGCGCTTCACAATCCACGTTATGCTTGAACTGCCTAAAGCAGTCACAGCCTACTCCACCAGGACTTTCTAATGTTTCAAGCACTCCACTTGCTGCGAATCAAAATACTGTAAGTGTTTCTGAACGTATATGCAATTAGATCTCATTTATATATCTCCGCCATTTGCTTTCTgtcatgaataatataaaagGCACCTTGTGGTCTATAAAATCGGTGAAACATTTCTATTGCGGTGTTGTACATCTAAGTTGTTGCCTACTCTTGCAGCCTCTGTTCATTGGTCCTCTGCAGCCAGAAATAACTCCTAAAGTTGGAACAACACTCCCAACAACCAATGCTTCTCACCCAACAACAGGTACACTTACTGCAGTATGTTTTGCTCTTTTTGATGTAGATAGTATGTTGGATTGTAATCAATGTAACTAATCCTCCTGGCACCTGTTTCCTGTAAGAAGGTGCTAGTTGCTCAGAAATTGGACAAGGAGTTGGTCAGCAGCCAAGTATGAATGGCCAACAGTGAGTATCACACTTAACTATCTGTTCTTGTACTTTACTTCGTGTGTTATTAGTTGCCTAAATTTGACTTCTAGACTTTTCAaacattctttttatttctgCTGCCTCAGTTATTACTGCACAGTCCTCTCGTTTTAGTCTGATCGTTTTATTCTTCCTGtgtctcttctttctcttgccTCCgagatctttttctttttgtacttTCTCATGCACCAGCTATATCATAACATATTTTCAGGTCTTACTTTCCGGTCATCATGGAAGTCAAGCCATCACCAAATATGCCTCCTGCCGAAACACAACCTTCGGACCAAATCTCAGTTGAGCACCCGTATTTGGTAACATCCATCCAGTATGGAATTTCTAGTTTACCTGTAAGTTTCACATTTCTGAACagtaattataattaatgttGCTCCTGGATGTGTTCATTGTTCTTAAACCAAGTATCATACTGTCTAGACGTTACATGATGTACTGGGAATCTGGGATGCCTCGTTACTATTGTTGTAATGTTATGCACCTTGAAAGACAGATTTATTTGTCACCTTCATAATGTTGTATATTTATGCTTTCATGTCAAGGTAGATGTAACTGCATCTAGTTGCCTTTGCTTTATACTAAATAAATTCCAGTAATTCTCCAATCAGATATAAACATCAGTATAGTTGTTCAAATTCCAAACAGAACTCTTCAAAGTATCAGGCATGCTCATGTTTTTATTAGCTTCACTATATTGGTAATGCTTAAGGTGAAAAGAACAGTTGTAAgctattatgaaaaattatccTTTTGTTGCTTGCAGGTTTCTGACAACCCTGCTCCGGTCAGACGAAGATCTTCGTTGATAATTCGACATTCATCTCTAACTCATCATAGGTTGCCACCTCAGAAATACAAACCTACAAGTGATAAACCAAAGGTGAGAAGTATAATTTTATGTGAGACTTGTTTAGTAGTTCGTGGCCATCCTTTGGTTGATGGACCAAAATTTAAGTTGCAATCATATGGAAATATTTGCAAGTATGGGTATCCTTTCGGTGAAAAAATACAGGACAAAGTCCATATTTTCCTCTAATCCAAGTAAAACACTGGCAAATCTAACAGGATTATAATATTTGTCTATGTAGGTACCCTTTTTCATGGATAAAGAAAACGCTACTGGTGTACTAAAGACAGAAGTCATCATCATTCCAAGGGAAAACCCAAGGGACTGGGTTCGTCCTACCACAGAATCTCCACAAGGGGCTGATACATCTATGGACagtaagctttttttttttttatgaacataTGCATGCATGCCTTCCTTTCATTGATTGGGTCAACTGGATTCTAAAAGATGCATAAGTCAATTATCATAGTTACTGTAATGTTTTAGTTTGTGGATTACATAAATATCAGGTACTTGACATTTTATGTCTGCTCCATCAAGATCCCATTTCATTACAAAGCCTGGAATCTCTAATAGTTCAAAACTAAAACGAATTATACTGATTGGTGATTCGTTTACAGGATTTTAGACACTAGAAAATTATCATTAGTTATCTATTTGATATATCCAAGGATATACAACTTGACTTTTTTGCTATTTTACAAGTTCTGTTTAAAATGTAGGGATGCATGACGGAGACAAAGTTCTTCATAAGCTAAAGTTACAGTCTGAAGAGACGCATCATGATAATTGTGGCGATGATGAGGATGTGGATGGCATAATGCCAAAGCTTCAACGTGCTGATTACTACACAGTTCCTCCTATAGAGGAGTTGCTATTAAAGGAGAAGGAAGAAGCTGGTTTTTGTTGCCACGTGAAGGACTTTGTGGTAGGAAGACATGGGTACGGAAGCATCAAGTTCTTGGGAGAAACAGATATCCGGAAGCTTGATCTTGATTCTGCTGTTCATTTCAACCATCGCGAGGTGATCATCTATATGGATGAGAGCAAGAAACCCCCAGTTGGACAAGGCCTCAACAAACCAGCTGAGATAACTCTCCTTAATGTCAAATGCATCAACAAATCAAGTGGTAAGGAGTACAGAGACGGACCAATGGTCAACAAGTACAAAGATATGCTTATTAAGAAAGCAGTAGAACAACATGCAGAATTTGTTTCTTATGATCCAGTGGAAGGGCAGTGGAAGTTTAGGGTATCACACTTCTAATTGATTTTGTGGCATAACCaaatgtttgaattttaagATCAACTGATATGTTTTTAGAATTAGCTCACTTTGATTTTATCCCACTCTTTTACGCACTTTTGTTCCCAGTTGGCCAAGTTGTTATCACTGGATTTCATTCAAAGTTTACTCATTTTCTGCATCTCTTTcaatgtttttctcaaattattcttttcctttttcacttGTTTGTGGGTAAATAGttctaattaataaaattttgaaatcgaaaatatttttttaaatttgatgtttttcccaaaagaaaaatgtaacttgaaattgaaagagagttttgaaaaatatttttattaatttttgaaagaaagtcatttttcttaattttgaggaaaatgaattaatttggaaaacatttttcaaaacttttatgCCAACCAAACATGgaacattttccagaaaatattttatatcataccaaacacactcttaaagaaaaataatattcaaaatagtttttttttaaaagtaaaaataaataagctatgataagaatatccgaaaaggaaaaatactaatagtaaagatagtcaaaataaaaataataaataatattttcgtTGATTCTTgcaatactaaaaaaataacgtgtgaaaacattttaaaaaatattataaatattaaaattaaactcaatctttttttcaaaaaaaatcatgacaTTAAATCTATTAAATTTAAACTCTAAATTTATCCAGTTTATTTGACACTATTcatagggaaaagggtcaaatatgcccctaaaaaTCCGACCCATTAAACCCTTTTATTACCCATattttatgattcaattataCCCCTCTTTTAAATAACTTATCCTACCCATATCCGACCCAAAACCCATATCCCTTTTCCCCCAAAACAAATCCCTAATTTCCTAAACTTCTTTTTCCCCCAATTTCTGAAATCAAGAATATCACTTAACCAATTAATTTATCGTTTAAATAAGAAGTAGAATTTATTAGCGGAGAGGGATTTATAACGATCCACGACCAAAAGTGAATGTAGAGCAATGATCAGTCAACATATGAATAACCGAAGCGCAGTAATCCATTTTGAGCACATAGATAACAGAGTTTCTCAAAGCTAGATTATTTAAAGATTTGCCAAATTTTATCCTACAATCACTTGTGTTCTTGGGGAAAAGGAAGTTTAGGAAATTAGGGATTGTTTTGGGGGAAAAGGGATATGGGTTTTGGGTCGGATATGGGTAGGATAAGTTATTTAAAAGAGGGGTATAATTGAACCATAAAATATGGGTAATAAAAGGTTTAATGGGTCGAAtttttaggggcatatttgaccctttctcttttgtaatataaattccacgatataatattaaaatgacatggaaaatccatttgggcaattaaaaaaaagtaaaatgcgCTGGATATT harbors:
- the LOC101266481 gene encoding nuclear pore complex protein NUP98B-like isoform X1, with the translated sequence MQPNSFFFSIYIPPFHYIDNQQSSLLLRLMSIFFGNTASNFNAATNATSGQTQNSSTNSSTSPTFGKKYDFNSVANEPLVGSRDVNVSDSSIFGYPRAPAFGVSSNSHFGTARLDSYSFGQPAVSMSGSKGEESTPPFFMSSGFGKSTFGINQKGSRIASYIATPENDITGFSGGKIQSICGMQAYKDKSQEELRFEDYQLGDKGTLAFNAATNATSGQTQLIFPGSSFSQTFGKKYDVNSMTNEPLFWSRDANASGFSKFGSLQATSFGVSSNSHFGTPSFNSYSFGQPAISMSGIKDQTCKAGKESTTPLLQNSGFGKSAFGINQKGSRTTSYIATPDIDSTCLFGGRIQSICGMQTYQDKSQEELRFEDYQLGDKGQECGSSFSVSTAQGFGLINNTRPFISPALNQSTVDQPFYSHFPSTFTVERAGVDSLSKNSTSLAQQAISHIFPPNPSLLNSCGTRNRVQSTASDVSFSPWNNSNQFAPFKPASSSSTAFTTPLRNPFSLSTSAPLSPCSVSPSTYPLLTKPSGHDFYQKNSFSTTPVLTTGGASQSTLCLNCLKQSQPTPPGLSNVSSTPLAANQNTPLFIGPLQPEITPKVGTTLPTTNASHPTTGASCSEIGQGVGQQPSMNGQQSYFPVIMEVKPSPNMPPAETQPSDQISVEHPYLVTSIQYGISSLPVSDNPAPVRRRSSLIIRHSSLTHHRLPPQKYKPTSDKPKVPFFMDKENATGVLKTEVIIIPRENPRDWVRPTTESPQGADTSMDRMHDGDKVLHKLKLQSEETHHDNCGDDEDVDGIMPKLQRADYYTVPPIEELLLKEKEEAGFCCHVKDFVVGRHGYGSIKFLGETDIRKLDLDSAVHFNHREVIIYMDESKKPPVGQGLNKPAEITLLNVKCINKSSGKEYRDGPMVNKYKDMLIKKAVEQHAEFVSYDPVEGQWKFRVSHF
- the LOC101266481 gene encoding nuclear pore complex protein NUP98B-like isoform X2: MQPNSFFFSIYIPPFHYIDNQQSSLLLRLMSIFFGNTASTTNATSGQTQNSSTNSSTSPTFGKKYDFNSVANEPLVGSRDVNVSDSSIFGYPRAPAFGVSSNSHFGTARLDSYSFGQPAVSMSGSKGEESTPPFFMSSGFGKSTFGINQKGSRIASYIATPENDITGFSGGKIQSICGMQAYKDKSQEELRFEDYQLGDKGTLAFNAATNATSGQTQLIFPGSSFSQTFGKKYDVNSMTNEPLFWSRDANASGFSKFGSLQATSFGVSSNSHFGTPSFNSYSFGQPAISMSGIKDQTCKAGKESTTPLLQNSGFGKSAFGINQKGSRTTSYIATPDIDSTCLFGGRIQSICGMQTYQDKSQEELRFEDYQLGDKGQECGSSFSVSTAQGFGLINNTRPFISPALNQSTVDQPFYSHFPSTFTVERAGVDSLSKNSTSLAQQAISHIFPPNPSLLNSCGTRNRVQSTASDVSFSPWNNSNQFAPFKPASSSSTAFTTPLRNPFSLSTSAPLSPCSVSPSTYPLLTKPSGHDFYQKNSFSTTPVLTTGGASQSTLCLNCLKQSQPTPPGLSNVSSTPLAANQNTPLFIGPLQPEITPKVGTTLPTTNASHPTTGASCSEIGQGVGQQPSMNGQQSYFPVIMEVKPSPNMPPAETQPSDQISVEHPYLVTSIQYGISSLPVSDNPAPVRRRSSLIIRHSSLTHHRLPPQKYKPTSDKPKVPFFMDKENATGVLKTEVIIIPRENPRDWVRPTTESPQGADTSMDRMHDGDKVLHKLKLQSEETHHDNCGDDEDVDGIMPKLQRADYYTVPPIEELLLKEKEEAGFCCHVKDFVVGRHGYGSIKFLGETDIRKLDLDSAVHFNHREVIIYMDESKKPPVGQGLNKPAEITLLNVKCINKSSGKEYRDGPMVNKYKDMLIKKAVEQHAEFVSYDPVEGQWKFRVSHF
- the LOC101266481 gene encoding nuclear pore complex protein NUP98B-like isoform X3 — translated: MQPNSFFFSIYIPPFHYIDNQQSSLLLRLMSIFFGNTASNFNAATNATSGQTQNSSTNSSTSPTFGKKYDFNSVANEPLVGSRDVNVSDSSIFGYPRAPAFGVSSNSHFGTARLDSYSFGQPAVSMSGSKGEESTPPFFMSSGFGKSTFGINQKGSRIASYIATPENDITGFSGGKIQSICGMQAYKDKSQEELRFEDYQLGDKGTLAFNAATNATSGQTQLIFPGSSFSQTFGKKYDVNSMTNEPLFWSRDANASGFSKFGSLQATSFGVSSNSHFGTPSFNSYSFGQPAISMSGIKGKESTTPLLQNSGFGKSAFGINQKGSRTTSYIATPDIDSTCLFGGRIQSICGMQTYQDKSQEELRFEDYQLGDKGQECGSSFSVSTAQGFGLINNTRPFISPALNQSTVDQPFYSHFPSTFTVERAGVDSLSKNSTSLAQQAISHIFPPNPSLLNSCGTRNRVQSTASDVSFSPWNNSNQFAPFKPASSSSTAFTTPLRNPFSLSTSAPLSPCSVSPSTYPLLTKPSGHDFYQKNSFSTTPVLTTGGASQSTLCLNCLKQSQPTPPGLSNVSSTPLAANQNTPLFIGPLQPEITPKVGTTLPTTNASHPTTGASCSEIGQGVGQQPSMNGQQSYFPVIMEVKPSPNMPPAETQPSDQISVEHPYLVTSIQYGISSLPVSDNPAPVRRRSSLIIRHSSLTHHRLPPQKYKPTSDKPKVPFFMDKENATGVLKTEVIIIPRENPRDWVRPTTESPQGADTSMDRMHDGDKVLHKLKLQSEETHHDNCGDDEDVDGIMPKLQRADYYTVPPIEELLLKEKEEAGFCCHVKDFVVGRHGYGSIKFLGETDIRKLDLDSAVHFNHREVIIYMDESKKPPVGQGLNKPAEITLLNVKCINKSSGKEYRDGPMVNKYKDMLIKKAVEQHAEFVSYDPVEGQWKFRVSHF
- the LOC101266481 gene encoding nuclear pore complex protein NUP98B-like isoform X4, with protein sequence MQPNSFFFSIYIPPFHYIDNQQSSLLLRLMSIFFGNTASTTNATSGQTQNSSTNSSTSPTFGKKYDFNSVANEPLVGSRDVNVSDSSIFGYPRAPAFGVSSNSHFGTARLDSYSFGQPAVSMSGSKGEESTPPFFMSSGFGKSTFGINQKGSRIASYIATPENDITGFSGGKIQSICGMQAYKDKSQEELRFEDYQLGDKGTLAFNAATNATSGQTQLIFPGSSFSQTFGKKYDVNSMTNEPLFWSRDANASGFSKFGSLQATSFGVSSNSHFGTPSFNSYSFGQPAISMSGIKGKESTTPLLQNSGFGKSAFGINQKGSRTTSYIATPDIDSTCLFGGRIQSICGMQTYQDKSQEELRFEDYQLGDKGQECGSSFSVSTAQGFGLINNTRPFISPALNQSTVDQPFYSHFPSTFTVERAGVDSLSKNSTSLAQQAISHIFPPNPSLLNSCGTRNRVQSTASDVSFSPWNNSNQFAPFKPASSSSTAFTTPLRNPFSLSTSAPLSPCSVSPSTYPLLTKPSGHDFYQKNSFSTTPVLTTGGASQSTLCLNCLKQSQPTPPGLSNVSSTPLAANQNTPLFIGPLQPEITPKVGTTLPTTNASHPTTGASCSEIGQGVGQQPSMNGQQSYFPVIMEVKPSPNMPPAETQPSDQISVEHPYLVTSIQYGISSLPVSDNPAPVRRRSSLIIRHSSLTHHRLPPQKYKPTSDKPKVPFFMDKENATGVLKTEVIIIPRENPRDWVRPTTESPQGADTSMDRMHDGDKVLHKLKLQSEETHHDNCGDDEDVDGIMPKLQRADYYTVPPIEELLLKEKEEAGFCCHVKDFVVGRHGYGSIKFLGETDIRKLDLDSAVHFNHREVIIYMDESKKPPVGQGLNKPAEITLLNVKCINKSSGKEYRDGPMVNKYKDMLIKKAVEQHAEFVSYDPVEGQWKFRVSHF